CACCCAGTGACATTCACCAGCTATGTGAACTTGGGAAAGCCTCTTAAtccctctgtgtctcagtttcctcatctgtaaaacagagatgataACAGCACTCTCTTCATATGGGTTGTTGTAATGACTAACTGAATCAGTGACTGGAACAGCACGCCGTGTGTAATATAAGTACTCCATAAATTCTGTCTTTGTATTATTCTCTGTATAAAACCGATTGGCCACTGAAAACTTCTAGATAAAACCACAGCCAGGAAGTTATTCTGTGTATTTCTTCTCTCCCActcctttctaattttaaatatcatactTTATGCCACTCTAAAAGACCACTATTTTCTATTCTGAAAAGGACAAGTCATCTAACTGCTGACCTGCCTGATGCAAGTTCTTCTGAAATTAAATACACGTTCATCTGGAAGACCCCCAACCTGGCAGATAGCTCAGGGCTCTGGCTGGTTCGAAGTCTGGCAAGCTGGCTTTCCGTGTCAATTTCACGGGCTAAACATTTGGAGACATTaccaattttaagtgtaaaaaaGGACATTTCCTAACCTTCATATTCATGAGATTCAGAGCTACAAGCCAGGTAGGTCCTTCTCGATTCACAAACCAGAGGCTGAAATACTTGAAGCTATCAGCAAGGAAAGGCTACCAGACCAGAGAAatgaagctaaaaatagagcCCTAACAGTGGAAAAATAGATGGCAGACATCTATGGAAGACAATCCCTTAGGTGGATACTTATTAGTCCACAGGCTTTTTATTATTCAACGAAGGTGTAGCATCAATATAGTATTTACAAATTGCCAACAGCCCTTTCAATGACTTGTATTTCTTCAACCTAAAATGACAGAACAACTTGAAGAGGAATATTTGCCCCATTTTAATGACATGCGGGCAGCCTATAGCATCTTGTGTCATTTCACCACAAAACCTCTCAACTCTCTAGCTGTTTGCTATACGTTGAGGTCTGAAATGGGAGAAGTACAAGGAAAAGATTCAAGGTCATATTTACCCTTTAAAATAGGTACCTAACCTACATGTTTAATACAGTGAGTAttcaatctttcatttttttccaattattcagaagaacctttaaaatatatgatttgccAACCTGATGAGAGGCTGGAACTCTTTCCCAAGCTACAACTATTTAGTCTCCCATAAAAAGAACATTGCTAAATCATTGTTAATTTCAACAACAGTTTCTCTAGTAACCCAAATCTTCTCCAAACCCAAAATGGAGTATAAAGACCAGTATGAAATAAGTGAAAAGTAATTGGATTCTACAGAGGCAAGACTGAGCACATCCATCCATCCCAGAGTAATCCCATCTAAATCAAATATATTGTTTCTTTAAAGAGTTTTGCCaacttcctattttaaaaaaaacccataacacTTCCTATTTTGGCCAGTTTTATTTATGCAATTAAAATGGCTTTTTATAAGAGCTGGGCTGgagaaacaatatatttttacaaGCCCATTAGTCATATAGTCAAGCTTCATTATATCACAATCATTCATCAGGAGTGTGTAATGAGAATGCTGTTTCCTTGCGCGATGAGAATGTTAAGGAAAATATGTATTCACAATAGGCCATAAAATGTGTGAAATCTTAACCAGAGGAAAAGCCAGTGGGTTCATCTGGCTTTCATTTTTGCTGTAGAGGGTAACAGCCCTATAGACACAAACCTAGCTTTAACTTAGAAACCATATCCTTAATTATTAACCCTCTTCATTCTTCCACCCTTTCCAAACTCCACTCCCTTAAGAGAAGTAGAATACTTCATTTACAAATACTGTTATTAAAGACTCTCATGGGCGATCATGTTGGCTTCGGTCATTTTTCTGCCATACTTTTGTTACAgcttattctaaatatttctccttttatcaaCTATTTCTCCTGACGCGGCAGTCAGATTTGCGTATAAGCTTAGCCCCTGAACTGTGGGAAGTAAATGTCGTGGCGGAGGGGGAGCTGGGCGATTCCGGGCATCCCGCACACCACCCGCAggctcccttccttccacccagGCACCCTTCCAGGTTGCCCAAGGCTCTCATTCTGCGCCCGTCAGCGGGAGTAACTGAAACtgggcaggaagaaggaaagcGGCTTCAACAAAGCCCAACGTGTGCAGCTTTGGCAATGCAAGGCCGAACTATGGAGACGTGCGTCGGGGCTGGCTAGCAAAGGGAAAGCGTTCAGCTTATGATTTTGTTGTATATTTCAGAAACCGAGGTGGTCTCTAAGATCCCCAGAATCTCTCCTCTCCGTTAAGCAGCTTTCAGTCTTTTCCCTGCTCCCCCTCCACAGAAACCGGGTCTGCCAGGGTCCCAGCAGTGAGCGCTGTTCTCGTGGGTTTGCGCGCAGCCGGGGTGATCCCCTCCGAGCCCCACTTCGGGGAGCTGCAGCTGGAGCCGAGAGGAGCCCGGGGCTGGCAGAAACGCAGCGCGCCGAGCAAGACCCAGCTCTCGGTACGGCCATCAAGGGAGCCCCCAGCTCTCCGGGCACCCGGCAGCTGAACCCAGGAGGGGCTTCCCCATCGCTGCGCCCCGGCACCAGAGGGCACTCTGGAGAGAGAACACGCCGCGCCTCGCTCCCAGCCCTGGGTCCCCAGGAGCCAGGGCGGTGCGCGCCAGGGAGTCAGAGCCCTGGAGAATTCCTGTGTTTGCGCAGCGGGGCCAGGGAGGCCCCCGACCCTCCCGGTCCCGCGTCCAGGTACCTCGCAGCCGTAAAGCTGTCCCAGCTGCTCCACGATCCACTCCTCTAGCACGAGCCGCTTCCGAAGCTCTTTGCGATCGTATTTCACTGTCACTTTTCCCTGCTGGTggcgccgctgctgctgctgaacATGCCCGGCAGCGGACGCCGTGGCCACGGGCGCCGAGTCCTCCCGGGAGGAGCCCGAACCGCTGCTCGAGCCTGGGCTGCCGCCGGCGCCGCCCCGGGGGCTCTGGAAGAAAAcccgcgcgccgccgccgccggcggcCCCACCGGCCGCCTCACTGCTGCCCGTCGCCACCGACATGTCCCCGTGCGCGCCGGAGACCGAGTGAGGCCCGGAGGAGGGGGCGGGCGGAGCGCCCGGCGCCGCTACCGCCTTGGGCCGGGCAGCGGCATGCGCGGGCTTCGTCAGCACCTGCTCCGCGCCGCCGCCGGCTCGCGGTGAGCTCTGGAGGAGGAGCCGCGGCGACCGGGAGGAGCGCGggcgggggagggcggggaggagggagggcggggGCCGCAGCCCTAGGGACTCAGCCGAGGACCCTCTGGGTCCAGCCCCGGAGGCAGATCCGGCGCCCGGCAAGCAGCGGGCCCGGGGCGTGGGAGTTGCGCGCGGCGAAGGGGGTGTGGGCGCGCAGACACGCACGGGCGACCGGCGTGGGTCTGGGGCCAGGTCCTCTGCGCGGGTGACCGTGTGCTGCCCTGCCGGACACGGGGATTGCGCTTCTCCCGCCGCCTCGGCCGGCGCTGCCGGGGACTGCGCTGGCGACCGCCTGGGCAGGGGACGCGGGAAGGGGCCGAGGCGCAGGTTCCTCACAGAGGTTTCCCTCTCCCTGCCGCCTCCTCTGAGGGCGGGGCGGTGTCTCCTCCCCTCCCGGGCCCATCCCGCCGCTCCAAACACCCGTTCCTATCCGTGCCACTTCCTCTCTCGGAGAGTGAGAAAAACTGACGAGGCGATGTTTGTGCCATCAGGCAATCACCGCGCCTGAGAAATTCTCTTCAGACCAGACAGTGTCTTGTTACCTCGAAGACAGTGCATTCAGATATCTTCGTATCTAAAGGGCAGAAGGCTTGATGTCTCTTGGGCAAGGGACTGGGGATATCCCGACAGCAAATACTTCTCTAAGAGTCAGTGCTGGTTACTGGTCTTACATTTCTAGTATTGTATTCCCTGCATTGCCAGCTTTCTTAATACCATTTCCAAACAACGTCTTTGAAGCTAGCAAAGTAACAGCACTGACTGACTACTTTTAAAACATCAGGCGGCCAAGAAGGGTTACAAATGAAGGAGCTTACTATGCGGTTTAGGGCAAGGAGATGGGGAGGAAAGTTCTAAACAGAAAactgcatgtgtatgtgtgtaaaattATAGGGAGACACTAATATGTTTCTGTTGTACctaacaatacatttctgttcagGCAACTGGACGAAACCACAAAAGATGTTCAAACACAAGTAAGTAGCTtttatgaactttttaaaaacctggtaAAGGTTACTGGCAGCTACTCAAGTAAGTTTCTCAGAGAGAAAGAATCAAGTCAATTTCCTCTGAACACTTTCTATGATGGAGAGGATTCTGGGTGGGCTCCTAGACTCACAGCTATaaagacactgaaaataaaagtagCCAGCAGCTTTGTCCTGACTCTTCTGGCTGGTGCCCTGGTCTGCTCTATCCAGATTTGTGTCCGCTTTATTCCTTCACTTGGGGTTTTCCAGCCAGAACATGACTGCGAAGGGATTTTCCCAAGTGTTCCATGCCTAATGTGCATCATCGGGACAGGTCTGGCCTTGAAGAGTGAAAGGAAAGATCTAGTGGGGATTGTGTGAAATAGGTGGCTGGTGTGCGTCTTGGACTCTTCTTGTAATTAGACGGGGTCAAGGCTAAAAATCCCTGCCCCCTAGAAGAGGCCAGCAGTCCTTAAGGTGGTAGGTTTCCCACCCAACCTTTCATGGAGAAGGGAGACAAAACTACCCTGATTGGCTcctagagattttttttgtttaataaatttatttatttacttatttttgactgcattgggtctttgctgctgtgcacagactttctctagttgcggtgagcaggggctactcttcgttgtggtgcgcgggcttctcattgcggtggcctctcttgttgcagagcacaggctctaggcgttcgggcttcagtagttgtggtgtgtgggctcagtagttgtggcgcacgggcttagttgctccgtggcatgtgggatcttcccggaccagggctcgaacccgtgtcccctgcattggcaggcggatccttaaccactgtgccaccagggaagcccactcctaGAGACGGATGACAGTTCTCCACATCACCCCCTCTAGACATCCAGCGCTTATCCAAGTTGCCTAGCACCTGCTTTAACCAGCTGGACTAACCAGGAGAATTTcattcaaaaccaaaaaacagctAAAATTGTAGTTAATGAAGGAGAAACTATATAAAATCTTGGCCTCATTCTGGTGTTGGGGACTGGCCATaccaattattttgaaaactgtgcCTGGTTTCCAGGAGTGTGGCAAAGAGTGGAAAATTCCAACTCCTTACTTTGAGTCTTTGGACAATGAATTCAGTCATTCAATAATAACTTCAAAGGATTTATAGAAATTCACAAAGTTCTTTCTGAGAAtttcttgtgtcagttttttTCTCACTGCATAAGACTTCTTCCTTTATGCTTAAAATTCAGCTTTCACTTATATGACTTCAAAAATGACAAGTACTAAGTACATATAAGAAGAAATTTAGAGTTTTAGGCATCCTAACTTGTAGAAAAATAGCCAGGGAAGAGTCAGGCTCTTTCCAAGGGTACACTGACCTTCAGATGCCCAAATGAGTCACCTTGACTTGGAATTATGAGTTGAAGTAAACAAGAGTTCCTCTTCCTATAAATCCAATAGCTTCACCCAGGATATAATTTACATTTGAAGTGAACTCCACAGCCCCATTCTTgccacaaatacacacacacacacacacacacacacacacacacacccctcagtgTTTGAATAATCAAAACTCAGTGTTCAAATCTTGACGGAGAATAGAATTACCGTTTTTGCAGATTTCAAATACTGAAGACAAAATATTTGGGAACAGGGGAATTATTCTCGGGCCAGAAACCGTTTACACAGATGAATATCTAAATTTAGCAAAACCAAAGATATTTCTCATCTCTaagattaaaatgtaaatttgtcCAGGGCAAACCCCTTCATTTCTACTGCAAAcaagtttttttaaatggtagttAATCAAAAACAATGAATAGTTTTTAGTGAATTAAATGGTCTGAGAGTTTTCTAGAACACAAGAGATGAGCTTCCATCATCTGAGGAGTCTATCAGTTGCTCACAGTATTTTCACTTTGCAGAGTACAGTCCATTATTTCGTTACTCTTTATGGAGTGAGAGCAGCGATGTTGTTAACAGTATATCAGTGTAGTTTTCCTCTGGCTACTGTCTCTTCTCCCCACCCTGCCgccaccccttttttttttccttcctaattcTGGACCTTTGATTGTATCACGTACTACAATTTGGAATCATAATTCCAAAATAAACTTAGCCACTACTTGCCTATATAACCAGAGCCAATAACAGTCACTGTCACGATTCTAAAATTTTGTCTAGGCAATTAACAGAAGTTCTTACCTGACTGTTCAGAGATGATGAAAAGCAGGGGGGAAATCCATAGCTTCAGCTCTTCCCTTCTAACAAAGATTAAGTATCCCTGCGCCTTCTTGTAAGCCTAGCCTGTGGAATAGTTTGTCTCTTTCTGTAAAACTAAGGTCAAATTTGTTTCGAGAAGAGCCAGTTATCCCCTGTCCAGCCAAAgacctcctgccctccccctttCACCGTCCAATGTTCTGGAAGAGTGGTCCAGAACATTGGACCATTGGTCCATTCCCCCAGgtctctgtcttcccctctcaCGCCCCGCCCTCTGCAGTGCCgctgccaccactgccaccgAGGTCTCCCCCCGAACTCCATGTTGCTCACTTTGGTCTGTGCTTTTTCAGCTCTTATCTGCCTTGACCTCCCGCCACATCTGACAATCTTGAACCTCTTTTTGCCAACACCCTCCTGGTTTTGCTCCCACCTCTGTGTATTCCATCACAGTGATTCCAGTGAACTCCTTTTCCTACATCTCTGCCTTAAGATTCTACCGTCAGCTCCTCCTTGTTCATTCACATGCTCACTCCAGGTGACTTTGTCTCCTGATGAAGATTCCAGTTTGACAACCTACCATCTACCTGCCACAGATTCCTCAAATCATGACCTCCAGCGGATTCCTGGTCCGAGCTTCAGATCTACAGGTGTATCACCTTTAGTGCCCACGCATGCAAATACGTTTATAGTTAAAGTACACAAATATACACCCATCTCAATTCATTAGAAAGCAAAACAGTTCCGTGAATATTGTTCTGGTCATGGATGGCCAGCACGGTAAGATTTTTTTACTACAAACcacaataagaaatacatttctggcGTGACCTAAATAGATATCCACACACATAACTTACCCATATTACATGTAATACACTCTGACATGTcctattctattctgttctgttttattatttttaaagaatgctgTTCACAATCTACTAAACCCACTAAAGGGTTGCAACCCAGAACTGGAAAAGTGCTGCTGTTGGCCAGAACCATGCCTACGAGTGCCAGGACTCTTCATGGCTGGTTATTTATTCCCCTGGCACTCTTTTTCTGTCATTCTTAACTTAAGTGTTCTGGTCAACAATTTTGACACCAAATGGCTGATACAGAACATATGTGTGATCCTCCTGGCAATGccacagaagaactaaagaaaaatattctggaCATGAAGATGGGCCTTTGCTGGACCTCCACACTCCCTCAGGAAATGGTGGAGGGCCTGGATGGTAAAGATCGAAGGTCATCAGGGATTGGTAGAGCCTCCAGCCTCAAGACAAGTATATGGTAATGGTTACCAACACAAGCCTCAGATCCCAAGTGCCTGGATTGAATCAGGACTCTGCCACTTAggcactgtgtgaccttggcaagttacttaacctctctgtgcctccatttctccatctataaaatgatcaGTAGCACTTGTCTCACAGGTTGTTCTGAGGGAAAATGAGTTACTAGGGaaaaagcacctagaacagtgcctgctgcTTTGTGTGAAGGGATCATAGACATAGCAGAGAGAACTCACTATAGGTCCAACAGTGTCGCAGAGAAATTACTGCCATAGGCACATCCTATGTCCAGGGATGTGAAGAGACAGTGGGAAAATATCTCCGTAGGGAACCTGCTCCAATCATTACCCAGCACGATTCAGTTAGCGTTCCCATTGACCAGTTCCAATAAATGGAGGTAAACACCTATACCCACTGCTTACTTAGGTAAACACCTATACCCACTGCATCCACGTGGAGGTTGACACCTCCACGTGGATGCCTTGAAGTCACCTCAAATtaacaaattcaaaatgaaatcaCCATCTTCCCAGGCCGGACCTGCTTCACTTCCTAGCTTCCCTTTGCCAGGACTGTTTAGCACCATTCACTCACTTCTCTGCTCAATCTAGAAACTTGAGAACCATCTACCTCAGTCTCTTATCCACCGTGTCCAATTAATAAGCAAACCCTAATGGTCCCATGTTTGTCTGGACCTCAAACCTGCTTCCTCCTCGGGTCCCCACACTGTCCTGTGGACTTCTCCCATGCTCTCCTACTTTGTCTTCATGCCCTGCCTCCCATGCATTTTCTATACTACTCCCACAGGGAGATTTCTGAAAGCAAATGTGATCAATATCCTATGCTTAAAATTCCCTCCCTATTCCCCATTCCCTTCAGGCTGAAGTCCAAACAACTTAGcattgcacacaggcttttcttgCTCTGGCCCTTGCTTTCTGCTCCAGCATCTGTTCAGACACTCCCCATCCCACCCGAACACCCATACACACCTCACTCTGCCCAATACCTCACTGAACGTGGCGTTCCCAAACACAGAACCCTCCCGCTACTTTTGCCTGTGCCTACAACCCCCTTCCCAGCTCCCCATGGTGCCAGGCTGACCCCTCAACCCCTCCAGGATCATCTCCGGGTCTCACCTCCTGGACTAAACTCTCCGAGATCTCCTTGGTCTCAGCTAGATGTTGCTCTCATGTTTGCCCGTTGAACACCATCTGTCACATCCCCCATCAAGCCTTTTTGTGGTCAAGTCTCTGCTCCAGTGTCACCTCCTCAGCAGGCCTTCTCTCTGCACCCTCTCTCCCCTcgatctctttcttccttcttctcattCTTAAGACAACTTGAAGAgcatatatgtatttgttaacAGACTCACTCTCCCGCCGGAATGTAAATTTCACGAGGGCAGGGACTCCATTGTTCAATTTCTCCACTTCCTAAAACCATCCTAGCACTAGGCGTCTCATTGTCGACAGAAGGAGTCTGTTAAGTCATCTGTCCCTTCCACTAGATTGTAAACTCCCGAAGACGTGGACGTGGTGTGGCTAATGGAGTTTATATTCTCAGCACCAAGAACGGTGCTTACGACATGGTAGGTGCCCTGAAATAGGGAGTGAGTAAAACTAATCTCCACTTCTGGCTGTACAccgtttttttcttgattctccaatataaatacacagaaatacagatcTCTCTCATCTCTCCTCAGTATAGGCTCAATCTGGAGGTGGTGGTTCTTTTAAATCAAAGGAAATCACGCTTCTCCCCTCTACAGAGAAGCTCCTGGGTTTTTACTTAGTTTCCATAGTAAACAAAGGAGATAACTGTCACTCTGCTCTCCCAAGGTCCCACACACCTTTTTTCGCCAGTAGTTAGTTTCAGCTTTTGAACACCTTGTTGGTTTGAGGCTGTTAGGAGATAGCGGCTAAAGAATCAGGTGTGAGATCAAATTGTGATTCCAACTCTCCTCTTACCTGACTTTGCCTTCAGCTGAGCAGttgttttcccatctgcaaaagtAGGAATGATTCTAAAGGCCACCACCCCAGGCCATCTGTGGTGACGGACCAGGTCATCGTGGACCGAGGCGTGGTCCTGCAGGACACAAGTAATCTGCAGCTGTGTCACCTTCGACTCACAAAGCAAGTCTGACAGCACTCAGACTGCTCCAAACCCTGTCCTCTGACACCAGTCTGTACTCGTCCCATGACGATGTCAAACGTCTCTAAAGCTTTCTAAACATCCACTCTCACATTCTGCACTTGTCTCGCCACGGCCCAGAAACAGAGCAGTTCACCAACAGTCACCCGCTCAGGGACTGCCCTCCAAAAGACTCTGTGCTAAAGGTCCTGTGTTGTCATTATGAATAACTTATCAACTCTAATAGCTgtaataacagcaataataacgGGGCATTGCCCTCCAGCTTGAAAGAATGAGGTGCTGGTTTtaatttcctcctctgcaaatcTTGTTAAAAATAGAGTTGATCCTAGTGACCCAGAAAGATGTTCACCTTCTGAGGAGGCTGCCTGGCCTCTGCACTCTGCCCGCCATGTGCTGCGGAGGATGGCGTGAGAATCCTTCCTTTAAAAACCCATATCCCTGTTCCTATACGTCTCTCAGGACTGTAGGGATCACTGCGTTGTGTTGTGTTGTATTGtatgttgtgttgtgttgtgttacAATGGGCTCCATCCCAGGGAAAAGGGGGCTGGGTGTCCATGAAGGGCCTGACATTCCCAGTGTCAATTTCCAGTGGAAAGCTAGAAGGTTCTTCTAAGAAGGCGAACTTCTTAGGTGCTGCAGAGGAAGGTGGGAGAAGTGATTTTTCACTGGCTTTGTGATGAGACTGTGTGGAGATGTCTAAACTTAACTATGCCTGTAGGTGTCCTCCACAGGGAAGTGGGCCCACAACCAGGTTGGCAGGTCCTGAGCAAGTCTTATCTGGAGCAGATGACGCAGGTTTACGATAGTTTGGGTCTTATAATACCAGAAGCTCCCCATCACTGACACCTATTACGTGTCAGACACTTTATTATAAATGCTGTCTCATCGAGTTCCCGCCCCCAACCCTGCAGACAACCTACCTTCAAGGATGATGATTCCACTCATTTGAAAGATAAAGAAACCAAGCTGTGAGAGTTGAAgtgacccctccctccaccctgagGTTTTGTAGGTAGTGGAGCTAGGATCTTATTTTTTATCTGCTGCACTGGTCATTAGTAAGATCCTACCCGAAAGTTCCAGCCTCCTCTCAATTCTGTGAAGGATCTTTACGGCAGGGTTGTGAGCTTAGGGCAGAGCCATGGAGTTATAGACATGCAGCATCCCTTTTTCTTCCATTGGAGCTTGGCTTGGTGGAGCCCAAGGTCATTGTGAGAGAGCCTCAGGGGACAGGAAGCCTCATAGGACCATAAGCCCACTCCACACAGAGATCTCTAGTCCGGTTCCAAATTTGGAGTAGCCAAGAAGGCagtttttcctttccccttctctaCTCCGAGAACTGAGATATTCTGAAATCAATTGGCAGTTCTACACGGCATCTCCCCTGCTCCCTGCCACGTGGGATGCAAATCTGATTCTGGTCCACCCCACACCAATTAAGTCAAAGTCTCTGGGGGTCAGCCTGGGACATTGTGCTAAAAGTTCTCAGGTGAATCCACTGTGCAGCTGGGGAGGAGGGCCACCACCCAGGACCATTTGGGGACAATCTTAAGTATAACAATGGGACTCTCCAAACACTGCCTTCTGTTCTCAGCCTTCCTCCATTCTTTCCCACTCTTAACTATTCTCTCTGGCTTTGCTTCACAAAAACCTCAGAATCATCATCACCAATCCTCCATAAGTGCTTAACCAAGGATGTCACGTTCTATAGAGATGGCTGTTCAGTCACAGTGTGAACTTCACTGTGCAATTCAAAACTGTGCAATTCAAAACCGGTGAAGCAACTTGGCAAgtgttttgaaatataaaaagagtGGATCTTTATGGACAGACAAAATCATCTCAATTATAGAATAATAAAAGGATCAGATATAGTTGTATAAttgtataaataagtaaatggatcATATCACCAAGAAATCTAATTacctaactggaaaaaaaattttaaactgaaggAGTATGGTCTGCCAGAACCCTAGGTAGAGAATTATGTTGATCCTAGGAAACATAATATGTTGAAAAAGTAGAGAATGGTCTTTCTTTCCAGCTTTCATATTTAAGATAACAGAAAAATCTATTGCACTGTGTTGCATACATCATGTTTGAAAAACAGACCAAATTATAACATTGTATGTCCTGGTACAGCAAAATGTTACAGCCCAGAAAACTGTGCAAGCAGTAAGTGTGCTTAATGTCCTTGTACAGACTGCAAGGCAATAAGCTATAGAATAAGTAATAAGTGGCATTACCCTCCGCTGTCCCCACTGCCCaacccacagaaagagaaaattattaaaaattccaCAGATGCCCTTTGGCTGTCTGAACCCTTAGAAAGAGGTTCTGTACAGAAAAGCCCAGAACTGCTGCAGAGCATAATAAATGAAGATAAGCCTCAAGGTACTTCCAAATCTGTCACCGTAGATTTGCAGTACTGTGATTGTGACGGCGGCcatcatttctgaaaataaaacttcTAGTAAATTCATGATTCTAGTGAACCAAGAAATGTGGAGACTTTCTGGGAAACAGGGTCGAATCTAACTTACCAACTGTGCTGTATCCCCTATTTTGTCCTGTAAAATCAGTCAGGCTGGGCAAGGAACAAGCCGGACCCCACCCATGGGGGGTTAGCTGGGCCGTCTGCAGTTGCTAATCCTGGGATATGCTGTTGTGGTTCGGTTCCAGCTGTGAAGCAAGCTGTGAGTGGAGGAAATGTGTCCCTTTTCCTAGTTTTCAGGTCCCCATCTTCCCCAGGTGCACATGCCAAGTGCCCTGTCCGCCATCGCTACCCTTTGCTGGCAGACAGAGACTCTCACGGCCTTTCTTCTGTCACGTGTCCCACTCCTCTCTCCCGCAGCCAGCCCAGTTTCTTATCCTCCAGGACCAAGGCAGCAACTACTGATGGGGATAAACTGGCTGTGTGATAATGACAGAAGGCAAAGAGCCTGTActaggttgaatagtgtccccaccccccaaattctcATCCTTCTTAAAACCTCAAATGTGACTTAATTTGGAAATAAGATCATTGCAGAGGTAATGGATGAAATCGTACTGAAGTAGCGTGGGCCCCTAGTCCAACATGATTGGTGTCCTTCTACGAGGAAAAGAGACACAGCGgcacagacatacacagaggAAGACAGTGTGAAGAGAGCCAGAGAacgtcatgtgaggacacaggcaaAGATCTCAGGATTGCACCTATAaaaccaaggaatgccaggaaccaccagaagctagaagaggcaaggaagcatCCTCacccagagccttcagagagagcatggccctgccacaCCTTGACGGTTGGACTTGGAgcctccagagctgggagagaatacatttctgttgtttaagccacccagtttgtagtactGGGTTACCCCAATGCTAGGTACTAACACAGTGCCTTAAGTGTGTACCTGGCTGCTAAACACAGTCTCCTGCAGACTCGGGGTGAAAATAAGTTTCATCTCAAATGGCAGTTCATATTGCTTCTGGGGGGCCACTTAGTGCTCTGCTTGGATTTGGGCTGTGAGGCGGTGTCCAGGCTGTACAAGGGAGAACACCACCAGGCACTAGTGTTGTCCATACCCAGAAGAGGGAGTGACACC
The sequence above is drawn from the Delphinus delphis chromosome 14, mDelDel1.2, whole genome shotgun sequence genome and encodes:
- the PPP1R14C gene encoding protein phosphatase 1 regulatory subunit 14C, coding for MSVATGSSEAAGGAAGGGGARVFFQSPRGGAGGSPGSSSGSGSSREDSAPVATASAAGHVQQQQRRHQQGKVTVKYDRKELRKRLVLEEWIVEQLGQLYGCEEEEMPDVEIDIDDLLDADSEEERALKLREALVDCYKPTEEFIKELLSRIRGMRKLSPPQKKTV